From the genome of Abyssicoccus albus, one region includes:
- a CDS encoding ABC transporter ATP-binding protein, with protein sequence MSLLNVEQLSGGYNRKKIIEGLNFTIERGDVVGLIGLNGAGKSTTIKHILGILTPIEGTITLNDLSISKDLSEYRSRLSYIPEAPVLYDELTLKEHIEMTCMAYSIPVDIGMERAQPLLKVFRLSDKIDVLPIHFSKGMKQKVMIICAFIVEPDIYIIDEPFIGLDPLAIQDLLDLIKRERGIDRAVLMSTHILATAESYCNKFLILHEGRQVAFGTIDELRAQLNLAGYSLEAMYAHIASGVGQS encoded by the coding sequence ATGAGTTTGTTAAATGTTGAACAATTATCAGGTGGATACAATAGAAAGAAAATTATAGAAGGACTTAATTTCACCATTGAGCGCGGTGACGTTGTTGGACTTATTGGGTTGAATGGTGCAGGGAAGTCCACAACGATAAAACATATTTTAGGTATTTTAACACCGATAGAAGGAACGATTACACTGAATGACCTATCGATTTCAAAAGATTTAAGTGAATATAGAAGTCGCCTCAGCTACATACCAGAAGCACCCGTGTTATATGACGAATTGACGTTAAAAGAACATATTGAAATGACGTGTATGGCGTATAGTATCCCTGTTGATATCGGCATGGAAAGAGCGCAACCACTACTTAAAGTGTTTCGGTTAAGTGATAAGATAGATGTATTGCCGATTCATTTTTCTAAAGGTATGAAGCAGAAAGTGATGATTATCTGTGCATTCATCGTTGAACCTGATATTTACATTATCGATGAACCTTTTATAGGATTAGATCCGTTAGCGATACAAGATTTATTGGATTTGATTAAGAGAGAAAGAGGAATAGATCGTGCAGTACTGATGAGTACTCATATTCTTGCAACGGCTGAGTCTTATTGTAATAAGTTTTTAATTTTACACGAAGGACGACAAGTCGCTTTTGGGACAATCGATGAATTAAGAGCACAATTAAATTTAGCAGGGTATTCTCTTGAAGCAATGTATGCTCATATTGCAAGTGGAGTGGGTCAGTCGTGA
- a CDS encoding HIT family protein — translation MCIFCQIINGEIPSKKIYEDEYTYAFLDIEPVSLGHTLIIPKVHAETIYDLSAEDMKNFSQSIPKVAKHLKETLNCDGLNILQNNGEYALQSVFHVHFHLIPRYSEQFDGFDPQFETPSDTDPLLSDEIHQKLMIQD, via the coding sequence ATGTGTATTTTTTGTCAAATTATTAATGGTGAAATTCCATCTAAAAAAATTTATGAAGATGAGTATACTTATGCATTTCTAGATATTGAACCTGTTAGTTTAGGTCACACACTAATTATTCCAAAGGTTCATGCAGAAACGATTTATGACCTATCTGCTGAAGATATGAAAAACTTTAGTCAATCCATCCCTAAAGTGGCAAAACATCTGAAAGAAACGTTAAATTGTGATGGATTAAATATATTACAAAACAATGGTGAGTATGCATTGCAATCTGTTTTCCATGTACATTTCCATTTGATTCCGAGGTATTCTGAACAATTTGATGGTTTCGACCCACAATTTGAAACACCGTCCGATACAGATCCATTGTTATCAGATGAGATACACCAAAAGTTAATGATTCAAGATTAA
- a CDS encoding YtxH domain-containing protein, which translates to MKMTNVLLGVVIGAAGGAAISILNAPKSGEDTIQSLKNTKTKSVKNIDDIKYNALSIKDSFMQSKEESVETFQSLGDEIKTMIENFKQDIEPNINNIKKDVEGLQQNGETIQKEVSDMTNIKKK; encoded by the coding sequence ATGAAAATGACTAACGTTCTACTTGGTGTTGTAATTGGTGCTGCGGGTGGTGCTGCCATATCAATATTGAATGCACCAAAATCAGGCGAAGACACAATACAGTCTCTTAAAAACACGAAGACTAAATCAGTGAAAAATATCGATGATATTAAGTACAATGCATTGAGTATCAAAGATTCATTCATGCAATCGAAAGAAGAATCAGTTGAAACATTCCAATCATTAGGCGATGAAATTAAAACAATGATTGAAAATTTTAAGCAAGATATCGAACCTAATATCAATAACATTAAAAAAGATGTCGAAGGTCTTCAACAAAATGGAGAAACGATTCAAAAAGAAGTGAGTGACATGACAAATATTAAAAAGAAATAA
- a CDS encoding DUF3267 domain-containing protein yields the protein MFICEQSINLRRKIGFVRMTLFSLLLTFLSFCVLYEGFLLLSDEPLTDRNALIFFISLIAIYPLHKLLHTLPLLRHYKYLNISFNNKKSLFNFMNVRVKRPVLIFEYILALITPFLILTVAVILLIIPFPMFAHYFIIIASINLGISLIDFIYVAHIINCPYATHIDERKHGLEILMKQKFN from the coding sequence ATGTTTATTTGTGAACAATCAATAAACTTAAGACGCAAAATTGGATTTGTAAGAATGACGTTGTTTAGTTTGCTATTAACCTTCTTATCCTTTTGTGTTTTATATGAAGGGTTCCTACTCTTGTCTGATGAACCATTAACAGATCGTAATGCATTAATTTTCTTTATATCACTCATTGCAATATATCCGTTGCACAAATTATTGCATACGCTCCCATTATTGCGTCATTATAAATATTTAAATATCTCTTTCAATAACAAAAAATCATTATTCAACTTTATGAATGTTCGTGTAAAACGTCCAGTATTAATTTTTGAATATATTTTGGCTTTGATTACACCTTTTTTGATACTTACCGTTGCGGTTATATTGTTGATTATTCCATTCCCAATGTTTGCGCATTACTTTATCATTATTGCTTCAATTAATTTAGGTATTTCATTGATTGACTTTATCTATGTTGCACACATTATTAATTGTCCTTATGCAACACATATCGATGAACGTAAACACGGTTTAGAAATTTTAATGAAGCAAAAATTCAATTAA
- a CDS encoding foldase protein PrsA produces the protein MKRRTLPILITASALTLAACNNDSGDSKDGKQADKGEVLIESKAGKTTTGDILDEMGSDAMAQQAFQITISDILEDKYKDKVDKKELEEEADKEIEKYGGKESFEQLMQQQNPGMTVDSFKSQKVQQAYQQQLFDEEFEISDKELKEKTQKASHILIKVKSDEKKPEGQPEDKEALSDKEAKKKAEDLLKQVKEDPKKFGELAKKHTMDAGTKEKDGSLGYVTKGQTVEEFEKVLFNTEEGKIHDELVKTDFGYHIIKHDKEDDFDKQKDQLKNQLRQSLLQEEPNKVKDIYKKLLDEYKVDYKNEDIKKFVEEKILADQEQQPAAPSAEESK, from the coding sequence ATGAAAAGACGCACATTACCCATCTTAATCACTGCTAGTGCATTGACACTTGCTGCATGTAATAACGATTCTGGTGATTCTAAAGATGGTAAACAAGCCGATAAAGGTGAAGTACTCATTGAGTCAAAAGCTGGTAAAACAACTACAGGAGACATTTTAGATGAAATGGGTTCTGATGCTATGGCTCAACAAGCATTCCAAATTACGATATCTGATATTTTAGAAGATAAATATAAAGACAAAGTAGACAAAAAGGAGCTTGAAGAAGAAGCAGACAAAGAAATCGAAAAATACGGTGGTAAAGAGTCATTCGAACAGTTAATGCAACAACAAAACCCAGGAATGACAGTTGATAGTTTTAAATCACAAAAAGTACAACAAGCATACCAACAACAACTTTTCGATGAAGAATTTGAAATTAGTGATAAAGAACTCAAAGAAAAAACTCAAAAAGCTTCACATATTTTAATCAAAGTGAAATCTGATGAGAAAAAACCTGAAGGGCAACCTGAAGATAAGGAAGCTTTATCAGATAAAGAAGCTAAAAAGAAAGCTGAAGATTTGTTAAAACAAGTGAAGGAAGACCCTAAAAAATTCGGTGAATTAGCTAAGAAACATACAATGGATGCTGGAACTAAAGAAAAAGATGGTAGTTTAGGATATGTGACTAAAGGTCAAACTGTAGAAGAGTTTGAAAAAGTTTTATTTAATACTGAAGAAGGTAAGATTCACGATGAACTAGTTAAAACAGACTTTGGTTATCATATTATTAAGCATGATAAAGAAGATGACTTCGATAAACAAAAAGATCAATTGAAAAATCAATTAAGACAATCACTGTTACAAGAAGAACCTAACAAAGTTAAAGATATTTATAAAAAATTGTTAGATGAATATAAAGTGGATTATAAAAACGAAGACATTAAAAAATTTGTCGAAGAAAAAATATTAGCTGATCAAGAACAACAACCGGCTGCACCTTCAGCTGAAGAATCTAAATAA
- the yhaM gene encoding 3'-5' exoribonuclease YhaM encodes MTLIKDLQPTDHVEAFYLVHRVVLGVTNQGKEYMTLYLRDKTGEIDAKLWTIEASDKEQLQPQNIIKVKADIIDYRGKKQMKIIQYRLSTTEDHLSLSQFVETAPMSPEEIEQEIMDYIIEIQNAPLQRITRTLLSKHREAFYKYPAASSFHHDFAGGLSYHVVTMLRIAKSLSEIYPKLNKGLLYSGIILHDMGKIRELTGAVATQYTLEGNLLGHISIMHDEISQTALELGLEDTEEVLLLKHIILSHHGKLEYGSPKLPLIQEAEIIHFIDNIDARMQMFDKHLMKVSEGEYTERIFGLENRSFYKPNISSINFE; translated from the coding sequence ATGACACTCATTAAAGATTTGCAACCGACAGACCATGTTGAAGCGTTTTATTTAGTTCATCGTGTTGTCCTTGGTGTTACGAATCAAGGGAAAGAATATATGACGCTATATTTACGTGACAAAACAGGGGAAATCGATGCGAAACTATGGACGATTGAAGCGTCTGATAAAGAGCAGCTACAACCACAAAATATTATCAAAGTGAAAGCTGATATTATTGATTATCGTGGAAAGAAACAAATGAAAATTATACAATATCGGTTAAGTACAACAGAGGATCATCTTTCGTTATCACAATTTGTTGAGACAGCACCGATGTCGCCTGAAGAAATAGAACAAGAAATTATGGACTATATCATAGAAATACAGAATGCACCACTTCAACGCATTACAAGAACATTATTAAGTAAGCATCGTGAAGCATTTTATAAATATCCAGCAGCAAGTAGTTTTCACCATGATTTTGCTGGAGGTCTTAGTTATCACGTTGTGACAATGTTACGCATTGCGAAGTCTTTAAGTGAAATATATCCGAAGTTAAATAAAGGATTACTCTATTCGGGGATTATTTTACATGATATGGGTAAGATTAGAGAATTAACAGGAGCAGTCGCGACACAATATACGCTAGAAGGAAACCTACTAGGACATATTTCAATCATGCATGATGAAATATCGCAAACAGCGTTAGAGTTAGGTTTAGAAGATACTGAAGAAGTATTACTATTAAAGCATATTATCTTAAGTCATCACGGTAAGCTTGAATATGGTTCACCTAAATTGCCTTTAATTCAAGAAGCAGAGATTATACATTTCATAGATAATATTGATGCAAGAATGCAGATGTTTGATAAACATCTTATGAAAGTCAGTGAAGGAGAGTACACTGAACGTATTTTCGGTTTGGAGAACCGTTCATTTTATAAACCAAATATTAGCTCAATCAATTTTGAATAA
- a CDS encoding ATP-binding protein, with the protein MRIKQLEVYGYGKLESKRFNIDDGFIQIYGENEAGKSTLQNFIHSILFGFPAKNEVEPRMEPRLANKYGGKLIVDIDGQTVEIERVKGKSQGDVVIYLEDGTTRDEAWLNKKMNFINKRTFQGIFSFNVLGLQDIHKNMSEERLQNYLLQAGALGSTEYSVMLDKLQQEKDRLYKKQGVKPILNQQIEELQEMESTVRQLESSESDYHQYIYERDRLNKQLSEQREIYNQMDQLYKHKLHEKQYHKEIKEWSELETLLDIEPITFPEKGIERYELSKQQLTQAKKDREMRQSKLNVLEQEFNRIELDDDDYIQSARSVVKNEGEVLTLEADYRHLKSQIKENQKHLNRLMMDVGWNSVPEDIDDSNMMRERIIQLLQQRKSSMQEINLIERDMKSLEEDNELLKSQYDKITSDIVSDEALQKAYELKDKHIEMNEKKNMFNVIKAEYEEGIENQRKSRKKYNITMIIFTVVFLALSIYFFTIPNFMFAIIFLVIAILPIVMLILNRSDEDSKFTEEYEQQIERLKQEIDEMIEKYGLTFDLFEEEAKRDNLKRISEQQSSNERKYRLLEQEEQKIDAALDQTNQSLFEIKDALKIDDAAEIDQLDGLIDEIRSIRFVNEEIKDLNEELTLMKQKMAGFYEEANKLLQSNVYTESKYMFKDLNERIQRQEVGKHQQQQLSDQLELLQSEIKTLEHQIDESNEHIESLFDYVDADDEEEYYSLYNAYNTYEQRKSKYKSLSEQLDNENFDYYTRKHLTTISDHDMNEEIAHLELQRNEVMQMIEDIQMDLSDVKATIKKYEENGELSKLRHQFEIKKAKFQSLAHDYMSLSYLQTLIDTHIQQIKDERLPHVIGDATEIFKTLTEHRYTNVYYNEEGISVKHENGQQFHPIEVSQSTKELLYIALRFALIKSLKNYYNFPVIIDDAFVHFDKHRKKLIMRYLLNEPFEQILYFTCNQDLTIPKSQTIVLES; encoded by the coding sequence ATGAGAATTAAACAATTAGAAGTATACGGATACGGTAAACTGGAAAGCAAAAGATTTAATATTGATGATGGATTTATACAAATTTATGGTGAAAATGAGGCTGGAAAGTCTACATTACAAAATTTCATCCATTCTATTTTGTTTGGTTTTCCTGCTAAAAATGAAGTGGAGCCTAGAATGGAACCTAGACTTGCTAATAAGTATGGCGGTAAACTAATTGTGGATATAGACGGTCAGACGGTTGAAATTGAACGTGTGAAAGGGAAGTCTCAAGGCGATGTTGTCATCTATTTAGAAGATGGAACGACGCGTGATGAAGCATGGCTCAATAAAAAAATGAATTTTATTAATAAGAGAACGTTCCAAGGCATATTCAGCTTTAATGTTTTAGGTTTACAAGATATTCATAAAAATATGTCAGAAGAACGTCTGCAAAATTATTTATTACAAGCTGGAGCATTAGGTTCTACAGAATATAGTGTCATGTTAGATAAACTTCAACAAGAAAAAGATCGTTTATACAAAAAACAGGGCGTTAAACCGATTTTGAATCAACAAATCGAGGAACTTCAAGAAATGGAAAGTACGGTTAGACAACTTGAAAGTAGTGAATCCGATTATCATCAGTACATTTATGAACGAGATCGCTTAAATAAGCAACTGAGCGAACAACGTGAAATTTATAACCAGATGGATCAATTATATAAACATAAACTTCACGAGAAACAATATCACAAAGAAATTAAAGAGTGGTCAGAACTTGAGACGTTGTTGGATATTGAACCGATAACATTCCCAGAAAAGGGGATAGAGCGATATGAATTATCTAAGCAACAATTGACGCAAGCAAAAAAAGACCGTGAAATGCGTCAAAGTAAGTTAAATGTATTAGAACAAGAATTCAACAGAATTGAACTGGATGACGATGATTATATTCAAAGCGCACGAAGCGTTGTCAAAAATGAAGGAGAAGTCTTGACGTTAGAAGCAGATTATCGACATTTGAAATCTCAAATTAAAGAAAATCAAAAACATTTGAATCGACTCATGATGGATGTTGGATGGAATTCTGTTCCAGAGGATATTGATGATTCAAATATGATGCGTGAAAGAATTATTCAATTGTTACAACAACGTAAATCTAGCATGCAGGAGATTAATTTAATTGAACGTGATATGAAGAGTTTGGAAGAAGATAATGAATTACTAAAGTCTCAATATGACAAGATTACTTCAGATATTGTTTCGGATGAAGCATTACAGAAAGCATATGAATTAAAAGACAAACATATCGAAATGAATGAAAAGAAGAATATGTTTAATGTCATTAAAGCAGAGTATGAAGAAGGTATTGAAAACCAACGTAAATCAAGAAAAAAATACAATATCACGATGATCATATTTACAGTTGTATTTTTAGCATTATCGATTTACTTCTTTACAATACCTAACTTCATGTTCGCCATCATCTTTTTGGTTATTGCTATTCTGCCAATCGTGATGCTCATTTTAAATCGATCTGACGAAGATAGTAAATTTACCGAAGAGTATGAACAACAAATCGAAAGATTGAAACAAGAAATTGATGAGATGATTGAAAAGTATGGTCTTACGTTTGACTTATTCGAAGAAGAAGCAAAAAGAGATAATCTTAAAAGAATATCAGAACAACAATCATCGAATGAGCGTAAATACCGACTATTGGAACAAGAAGAACAAAAAATTGACGCTGCATTAGATCAAACAAATCAATCTTTGTTCGAAATTAAAGATGCGTTAAAGATTGATGATGCAGCTGAAATAGATCAACTTGATGGACTAATCGATGAAATTAGATCGATACGTTTTGTGAATGAAGAAATCAAAGATTTAAATGAAGAACTCACACTGATGAAGCAAAAGATGGCTGGGTTTTATGAAGAAGCGAATAAGCTTTTGCAATCCAATGTATATACTGAATCAAAGTATATGTTCAAAGATTTAAATGAACGCATTCAACGTCAAGAAGTTGGCAAACATCAACAGCAACAACTGTCAGATCAACTAGAACTGTTACAAAGCGAAATAAAAACATTAGAGCACCAAATCGATGAATCCAATGAGCATATCGAATCATTATTTGATTATGTTGATGCTGACGACGAAGAGGAATATTATTCATTGTATAATGCATATAACACATATGAGCAACGAAAATCTAAATATAAATCATTGTCAGAGCAATTGGATAATGAAAACTTTGATTATTATACGAGAAAACATTTAACGACAATTTCTGATCATGATATGAATGAAGAAATTGCTCATTTGGAATTACAACGTAATGAAGTGATGCAGATGATAGAAGATATTCAAATGGATTTATCAGATGTCAAAGCAACAATTAAGAAATATGAAGAAAACGGTGAGCTTTCAAAGTTAAGACATCAATTCGAAATTAAGAAAGCGAAATTCCAATCGCTTGCCCATGACTACATGTCATTAAGTTACTTACAAACACTAATTGACACGCATATTCAACAAATTAAAGATGAACGATTACCACATGTGATTGGGGACGCTACAGAAATTTTCAAAACATTGACAGAGCATCGCTATACAAACGTGTATTACAACGAAGAAGGTATTAGCGTTAAGCATGAGAATGGACAACAGTTCCATCCAATTGAAGTATCACAATCAACGAAAGAGTTATTATATATTGCTTTAAGATTTGCTTTAATTAAATCATTAAAAAATTATTATAACTTTCCAGTTATTATCGATGATGCCTTTGTTCATTTTGATAAGCATCGTAAGAAACTAATTATGAGATATTTACTCAATGAACCATTCGAACAAATATTGTACTTTACGTGCAATCAAGATCTCACGATACCGAAATCACAAACAATTGTATTAGAATCTTAA
- a CDS encoding metallophosphoesterase family protein, protein MISFIHCADLHLDSPFKSKHHLPETILNKVMQSGYESFRKIVQHAIDKEVDFIIISGDVFDQLNRTLKAEVFIRDMFEQLQDHDIFVYMIHGNHDPLNDGVKTTLPENVVVFDKDVGSYELITKRNEHVFIHGFSYQKDMSYENKLDEYPTNHENKGIHIGILHGTYSKAMDVKERYTEFTLEQLNEKLYHYWALGHIHKRQMLSDLPEIHYPGNIQGRHINESGEKGFLYVQGDKAKLKTRFIPTQSIVWNRITIETEAETTQQLFDEIKSYKDNHREHYSQMIYLELDHKTKDVDNIDLLEIRQLLNENELREKNFIWLEDLTWNHSTRMHDMLIQEFRSTFLERDDLVQEATQDLYLNPKANRYLKQLNDVDNEQLLLDGEAYLNSLMRRS, encoded by the coding sequence ATGATTTCGTTTATACATTGTGCAGACTTGCACTTGGATAGTCCATTTAAATCAAAGCATCATTTACCTGAAACAATTTTGAATAAAGTGATGCAAAGTGGCTATGAAAGCTTTCGTAAAATTGTTCAACATGCAATTGATAAAGAAGTTGACTTCATCATTATATCTGGGGATGTATTCGATCAGTTAAATAGAACATTAAAAGCTGAAGTATTCATCCGTGATATGTTCGAACAACTTCAGGACCATGATATATTCGTTTATATGATTCATGGAAATCATGATCCATTAAATGATGGGGTTAAAACAACGCTTCCTGAAAATGTTGTTGTTTTTGATAAAGACGTTGGAAGTTATGAGTTGATTACGAAAAGAAATGAACATGTATTTATTCACGGATTTAGCTATCAAAAAGACATGAGCTATGAAAATAAATTAGATGAATACCCGACGAATCATGAAAACAAAGGGATACATATCGGGATTTTACATGGTACGTACTCTAAAGCAATGGATGTTAAAGAAAGATATACGGAATTCACACTCGAACAGTTAAATGAAAAGCTATATCACTATTGGGCATTAGGCCACATTCATAAACGACAAATGTTGAGTGACTTACCTGAAATTCATTATCCTGGGAATATTCAAGGAAGGCACATTAATGAATCGGGTGAAAAAGGATTTTTATACGTTCAAGGAGATAAAGCAAAGTTAAAAACACGCTTTATCCCTACACAATCAATAGTATGGAACAGAATAACGATCGAAACCGAAGCTGAAACAACTCAACAATTATTCGATGAAATTAAATCATACAAAGATAACCATAGAGAACATTATAGCCAAATGATTTATTTGGAATTAGACCATAAAACAAAAGATGTAGATAATATAGATTTACTTGAAATTAGACAACTCTTGAATGAGAATGAGCTCAGAGAAAAGAATTTTATATGGTTAGAAGATTTAACTTGGAATCATTCGACGAGAATGCATGATATGTTAATCCAAGAGTTTAGATCTACATTTTTAGAGCGTGATGATTTGGTTCAAGAAGCGACACAAGACTTATATCTAAATCCGAAAGCGAATCGTTATTTAAAACAATTAAACGACGTTGATAATGAACAACTGTTGTTAGACGGTGAAGCATACTTAAATTCATTAATGAGAAGGTCATAA
- a CDS encoding YlbF family regulator, whose product MSNNIHDKAHEMSKIIRESEEFNNIKEAYNNVNADPETKKTFDDFRNIQMTLQQKQMQGEEITEEEVQQAQASAEQIEQNETIKGLMEAEQRMSVLIQDVNKIIMEPIEELYGLQQDEE is encoded by the coding sequence ATGTCAAACAATATTCATGATAAAGCACATGAAATGAGCAAAATCATTCGCGAGAGTGAGGAGTTCAATAATATTAAAGAAGCGTATAACAATGTAAACGCTGATCCTGAAACGAAAAAAACTTTTGATGATTTCCGTAATATTCAAATGACGTTACAACAAAAACAAATGCAAGGTGAAGAAATCACTGAAGAAGAAGTTCAACAAGCACAAGCTTCTGCTGAACAAATTGAACAAAATGAAACAATTAAAGGATTAATGGAAGCAGAACAACGCATGAGCGTATTAATCCAAGATGTAAACAAAATCATTATGGAACCAATTGAAGAATTATATGGTCTTCAACAAGATGAAGAATAA
- a CDS encoding DUF445 domain-containing protein, producing MKIILIIIFMACVGGLIGGVTNMIAIKMLFRPYKPIYIFNKKLPFTPGVIPSRRNHLSQQLGEMVSSHLLTKDVFQSKLNAPSTIHWISEWIDSQLERLLLSERSIHDILLNFHPKPDEWFNTHILQTIDKHFVKLLTDYEDKPLKNVIPTLFKVRIDDGVSEINPLIRQKLIDYLKSSRALDDFTMMIDKFIQTKGRLARSIYLVMTKEDLAKKVILELIKLINDDDFIQKLDDQIQLTYNELLDHPIGYYADKLNLYDIFKEGSEHLLHSDRVQSIYHKPLKDVSQSFVSTIRNAGTDNISKRIVITASTHLPTIVDNMDIKQMVKDQIDSFDLNYIETLVMDVARNELKMITRLGFILGCFIGIIQGLIAIMV from the coding sequence ATGAAAATAATATTAATTATAATATTTATGGCATGTGTCGGTGGTCTGATCGGTGGCGTAACGAATATGATTGCAATTAAAATGCTCTTTAGGCCGTATAAACCAATCTATATTTTTAATAAGAAATTACCATTTACACCTGGTGTCATCCCATCCAGAAGGAATCATTTATCGCAACAACTAGGAGAAATGGTGTCTAGTCATTTATTAACTAAGGATGTATTTCAGTCTAAGTTAAATGCACCATCAACGATTCATTGGATTAGTGAATGGATTGATTCGCAACTCGAAAGATTATTATTATCTGAACGTAGTATTCATGATATTTTGTTAAACTTCCATCCAAAGCCAGATGAATGGTTTAACACGCATATTTTACAAACGATTGATAAACATTTTGTAAAATTGCTAACTGATTATGAAGATAAACCGTTAAAGAATGTCATCCCAACACTATTTAAAGTACGTATAGATGATGGTGTAAGTGAAATAAATCCGTTGATTAGACAGAAGTTAATCGATTATTTAAAATCAAGTCGGGCATTAGATGACTTTACAATGATGATTGACAAGTTCATTCAGACGAAAGGACGATTGGCTCGTAGTATTTATCTCGTCATGACAAAAGAAGATCTTGCAAAAAAAGTCATTTTAGAACTCATAAAGTTAATTAATGATGATGACTTTATTCAAAAGTTAGATGATCAAATTCAATTAACATATAATGAACTACTTGATCACCCGATTGGATATTATGCTGATAAACTTAATTTGTATGATATTTTTAAAGAGGGAAGTGAACATTTATTACATAGTGATCGCGTTCAGTCAATATATCACAAACCACTTAAGGATGTGTCTCAATCATTTGTTTCAACGATAAGAAATGCAGGGACTGACAATATATCAAAACGTATTGTTATCACTGCTTCAACACATTTACCGACGATTGTCGACAATATGGATATAAAGCAAATGGTTAAAGATCAAATCGATAGCTTTGACTTGAATTATATCGAAACGCTTGTGATGGACGTCGCTCGAAATGAACTTAAAATGATTACACGATTAGGATTTATACTCGGGTGTTTTATTGGGATAATTCAAGGGTTAATCGCAATAATGGTATAA